The Halorientalis sp. IM1011 genome window below encodes:
- a CDS encoding PGF-CTERM sorting domain-containing protein yields MSLERTTHLFVGVLLALTLFSASAVTAAGAPTQPAGQTTNVTAANGTTTDSTMNETVGNLTVWTAPGDDFGNLTSPAAVEMAKREDWLVRTRTVAEGDTLPSAPGDAVVFGLPAPGLVEAVGAMNESESDAAAFVEVLTRSDTYDFRMEQTPDSTTPEMAPKELNLSATLAADGLRVVPDQQNGTLSVVFRTDRTVVDYGGDRDFSPSDGEDYRVNLTVTDGNVTTSSSVEWELVERSIDFDDHGSEGPVPVRLGQRCTVVSGETAVAPGTEIQLRLRSNETGPVRATAWTTVDTARQFATCVDTTGFDRNATLFLGAAEFDPDYDHPVVDRQFQPAALSADIRGVWTAPTERFGDLTSPAAVQTGRRDGWLTRNRSVAVNDTVMVAINAPDLATRIELTRGNDSATETFVRLVNRSSAYHFGMEQTEDTTLTEYDEKELNLSETFAKGAIRVLPDQRNGTLYVALRTDTVAIRYGSRTDQPTAGGEDYHVNYTVGTGSNANTSTVRWSAVERRVTFDDEQSHGIVVDDLGQECTRLSGTTTAAPTTTLRVTLRSQDGVVQRTNRTAVDQSRRFAVCADTTDIPADAVLSLSVDSVPDFRGVLVENRTGPLLVSVEKVTDDRVGITSASRNTSGFVVLYAAPEDAWALTDPSRPPDCTPTEIDRTVANWTRLAESYDLSPGYYTEYFDRPTIEDDQVLIAVVHPNEDGEFDLDFPPNDRPVCHDGALVGTAVNHSTPPFANDSKGPTRTTLGSTTGSTDTTETGQSTATAPTTSQVDGPGFGALGTVLAVFTVVLIARRRN; encoded by the coding sequence ATGTCTCTGGAACGAACCACGCACCTGTTCGTCGGCGTACTGCTCGCTCTCACCCTGTTCTCGGCGTCGGCCGTCACAGCCGCTGGCGCGCCCACACAACCCGCGGGACAGACGACGAATGTGACTGCGGCCAACGGAACGACCACCGACTCGACCATGAACGAGACGGTCGGGAATCTGACCGTCTGGACCGCGCCAGGGGACGACTTTGGGAATTTGACCTCACCGGCGGCCGTGGAGATGGCGAAACGCGAGGACTGGCTGGTCCGGACTCGGACGGTCGCGGAGGGGGATACGCTCCCGTCCGCGCCGGGTGACGCTGTCGTGTTCGGACTGCCCGCACCGGGACTGGTCGAGGCTGTCGGTGCGATGAACGAGAGTGAATCCGACGCGGCGGCGTTCGTCGAGGTCCTCACTCGGTCGGACACCTACGACTTCCGGATGGAACAGACGCCAGACTCGACGACGCCCGAAATGGCACCCAAGGAGCTGAACCTCTCGGCGACGCTGGCCGCCGACGGACTCCGCGTCGTGCCGGACCAACAGAACGGGACGCTGTCGGTCGTATTCCGGACGGATCGGACTGTCGTCGATTACGGGGGTGACCGCGATTTCTCGCCCTCCGACGGCGAGGACTACCGCGTGAACCTCACCGTCACCGACGGAAACGTCACCACCAGCTCGTCGGTCGAGTGGGAGCTGGTCGAGCGTTCAATCGATTTCGACGATCATGGCAGCGAGGGTCCGGTCCCGGTTCGGCTCGGCCAACGATGTACGGTCGTTTCTGGCGAGACTGCGGTCGCACCCGGCACGGAAATCCAGTTGCGCCTGCGTTCGAACGAGACCGGTCCAGTCCGGGCGACGGCGTGGACCACCGTGGACACGGCCCGCCAGTTCGCCACCTGTGTCGACACGACCGGATTCGACCGGAACGCGACGCTGTTCCTTGGGGCCGCCGAGTTCGACCCCGACTACGACCACCCGGTCGTCGACAGGCAGTTCCAGCCAGCCGCGCTCTCGGCCGACATTCGGGGTGTCTGGACCGCCCCGACCGAGCGGTTCGGGGACCTCACGTCGCCGGCTGCGGTTCAAACTGGCAGACGTGATGGTTGGTTGACCCGGAACCGGTCGGTCGCGGTGAACGACACCGTGATGGTCGCCATCAACGCTCCGGACCTGGCGACCCGGATCGAACTGACACGCGGGAACGACTCGGCCACCGAGACGTTCGTCCGGCTGGTGAACCGTTCCTCGGCCTACCACTTCGGGATGGAGCAGACCGAAGATACGACCCTCACCGAGTACGACGAGAAGGAGTTGAACCTCTCGGAGACATTCGCCAAGGGCGCGATCCGTGTCCTGCCCGACCAGCGCAACGGGACACTGTACGTCGCACTCAGGACGGACACCGTCGCTATCAGGTACGGGTCCCGTACCGATCAACCGACCGCTGGCGGCGAGGACTACCACGTGAACTACACGGTCGGAACGGGCTCGAATGCGAACACGTCCACCGTCAGATGGAGCGCCGTCGAGCGGAGGGTGACCTTCGACGACGAGCAGTCCCACGGGATCGTCGTCGACGACCTCGGACAGGAGTGTACGCGTCTCTCTGGGACGACGACCGCAGCGCCCACGACGACGCTCCGGGTCACGCTTCGCTCGCAAGACGGTGTCGTCCAGAGGACCAACCGCACGGCGGTCGATCAGTCCCGCCGATTTGCCGTCTGTGCCGACACGACCGATATTCCGGCCGACGCGGTGCTCTCCCTGTCCGTCGATTCGGTGCCCGACTTCCGGGGTGTTCTCGTCGAGAATCGGACCGGGCCACTACTCGTGTCGGTCGAGAAGGTCACCGACGACCGGGTCGGAATCACGAGCGCTTCCCGCAACACCTCTGGTTTCGTCGTGCTGTACGCCGCGCCCGAGGACGCCTGGGCGCTCACCGATCCGAGTCGACCACCCGACTGTACGCCCACCGAGATCGACCGAACGGTCGCGAACTGGACCCGACTCGCCGAGAGCTACGACCTCTCGCCAGGCTACTATACCGAGTATTTCGACCGTCCCACTATCGAGGACGATCAGGTACTGATCGCCGTTGTTCATCCCAACGAGGACGGGGAGTTCGACCTCGACTTCCCGCCGAACGATCGACCGGTCTGTCACGACGGGGCGCTCGTCGGTACCGCCGTCAACCACTCGACCCCACCGTTCGCGAACGATTCCAAAGGACCGACCAGAACCACCCTGGGGTCGACGACCGGAAGCACCGACACGACCGAAACCGGACAGTCCACCGCGACCGCTCCGACGACCTCTCAAGTGGACGGTCCCGGCTTCGGTGCGCTCGGCACCGTCCTCGCCGTGTTCACGGTCGTGCTGATCGCACGCCGACGGAACTGA
- a CDS encoding carboxypeptidase-like regulatory domain-containing protein produces MNRIATLLLVTVVVLSVVPTTASAERTQSDLVTVTVTVENEDGQAVGGATLTANWDGGNRTATTASNGQALMDVPRGADVDIEVQSDDYVRNTPYEISDASQESVTITVAEKGTAEIQVRDGNGVPVNRAAVQLFHDGEIVVNSRTDSNGFYQSDTIEQGEYRLRALKSSYYSNSTTFDVDGDVSITTRIQTGSVLATFTVRDGHYDPPRAVQGATVSIPAIPDQSTTLADGEATASVPVNSDLEVQITKEGYETVNDTLEVDERDTSLEATIRKTEALNMAISDAQILVNGSIRVTLTNEYGTAQEGVPVTLDGEQVGETDGSGELEIRIANPGEHTIRAESEDLADSATVEVIRPGGPTPTETASDAETADETTTSSGIGPGFTPVAAVVAALVAALVLRRRA; encoded by the coding sequence ATGAACCGGATAGCGACCCTGCTTCTCGTGACTGTCGTCGTGTTATCAGTTGTTCCGACAACAGCGAGCGCAGAGCGGACACAGAGTGATCTCGTCACGGTCACCGTGACGGTCGAGAACGAGGACGGACAGGCGGTCGGCGGCGCGACGCTGACCGCGAACTGGGACGGCGGGAACCGAACCGCGACGACCGCCTCGAACGGACAGGCGCTGATGGACGTGCCCCGCGGCGCCGATGTCGACATCGAGGTACAGAGCGACGATTACGTCCGCAACACGCCCTACGAGATCAGTGACGCCAGCCAGGAGTCGGTGACCATCACCGTCGCTGAGAAGGGGACCGCCGAAATCCAGGTGCGTGACGGGAACGGCGTGCCCGTCAACAGGGCCGCCGTCCAGCTGTTCCACGACGGCGAGATCGTCGTGAACTCCCGGACGGACTCCAACGGGTTCTACCAGAGCGACACCATCGAACAGGGCGAGTACAGGCTCCGCGCGCTCAAATCGAGCTACTACAGTAACAGCACCACGTTCGACGTGGACGGTGACGTGAGCATCACGACCCGCATCCAGACGGGGTCGGTGCTGGCGACGTTCACCGTTCGAGACGGCCACTACGATCCGCCGCGGGCGGTTCAGGGTGCGACGGTCTCGATTCCCGCAATCCCCGACCAGTCCACGACGCTGGCGGACGGTGAGGCGACGGCCAGCGTCCCCGTCAACTCCGATCTCGAAGTACAGATCACCAAAGAAGGCTACGAGACGGTGAACGATACCCTCGAAGTGGACGAACGGGACACGTCACTCGAGGCCACTATCCGGAAGACCGAGGCGCTCAACATGGCCATCTCGGACGCACAGATCCTCGTGAACGGCAGCATCCGGGTCACGCTCACCAACGAGTACGGAACGGCACAGGAGGGGGTTCCGGTCACGCTCGACGGCGAGCAGGTCGGCGAGACCGACGGCAGCGGTGAACTCGAAATCCGGATCGCGAACCCCGGCGAACACACGATCCGCGCCGAGTCCGAGGACCTCGCCGACAGCGCGACCGTCGAGGTCATCCGCCCGGGCGGCCCGACGCCCACGGAGACGGCCTCCGACGCCGAGACGGCCGACGAGACGACGACCTCTAGCGGCATCGGCCCCGGGTTCACGCCCGTCGCCGCCGTCGTCGCCGCACTGGTCGCCGCCCTCGTTCTCCGCCGGCGAGCCTGA
- a CDS encoding PGF-CTERM sorting domain-containing protein produces MQLKPLLSGLALVALLAAVLAGSSVAAAAGSSTIDVTQSTNETVTNDTANGTTANATVGSLTVWSASTDRFAELSAVAAIQDGIQAGWLTRDRTVAKDDTVVFALSAPDLTATVGAANAIDRERAFVQAVTDSERYSFRVEQTVESTLAEKRPKMLNLSATRLGGALQVTPDERNGTLYVALRTDRANFETEYRDVVSARTGDAYVVTVTAGNVSSTTNIEIVDPPISFDTDAGSVVRFGIERCGLVTGHAYPGADVEIDANVVSPESGTFVVETTTRTTENGRFAACVNTTDLPSNATLRLTADGFRGAVTGVIGSSEPPSISLEDQNATNGTVTADVTLFDPGFVALYRASSIDALSPANDTGRCTFPPYLDRRAAESRLVGVSDHLGPGQDTVSVELTGDLNRSTRLLALVHYDRDDDGQFDYPGVDYPECVSGGDPVSDTATISPAGQSPSDSGSANGTASDASPSTVTTASNTTTADGPGFGPAVAVLALLAATLLARRRF; encoded by the coding sequence ATGCAACTGAAACCACTACTTTCAGGACTCGCGCTCGTGGCACTGCTGGCGGCCGTCCTGGCTGGGTCGTCGGTCGCTGCGGCGGCCGGGTCCTCCACGATCGACGTAACACAGTCGACGAACGAGACGGTGACTAACGACACGGCGAACGGGACGACCGCGAACGCGACCGTCGGGAGCCTGACCGTCTGGTCCGCATCGACCGACCGGTTCGCGGAGCTCTCAGCGGTCGCTGCGATTCAGGATGGAATACAGGCGGGGTGGCTGACCCGGGATCGTACGGTCGCGAAGGACGATACGGTCGTGTTCGCGTTGTCGGCACCCGACCTGACAGCGACAGTTGGGGCGGCGAACGCGATCGATCGGGAAAGGGCGTTCGTACAGGCGGTGACCGACTCCGAACGGTACAGCTTCCGCGTAGAGCAGACCGTCGAGTCAACACTGGCCGAGAAGCGGCCGAAGATGTTGAACCTGTCGGCGACGCGGCTCGGCGGCGCGCTACAGGTCACACCGGACGAGCGCAACGGCACGCTGTACGTTGCTCTCCGGACCGACCGGGCCAATTTCGAGACGGAGTACCGGGACGTGGTCTCGGCCCGGACCGGTGACGCATACGTCGTGACCGTCACTGCCGGAAACGTGTCCTCGACAACCAACATAGAGATCGTCGACCCACCGATTTCGTTCGATACCGACGCCGGTTCTGTCGTCCGGTTCGGTATCGAGCGCTGCGGACTCGTGACTGGACATGCCTATCCCGGTGCGGACGTGGAGATCGACGCCAACGTGGTGTCTCCAGAGTCAGGTACGTTTGTGGTGGAAACGACTACCAGGACGACCGAAAACGGTCGATTTGCGGCCTGTGTCAACACGACCGACCTCCCCTCGAACGCGACGCTCCGGCTGACGGCTGACGGGTTCCGTGGTGCGGTGACGGGGGTCATCGGTTCGAGTGAACCGCCGTCCATCTCTCTGGAAGATCAGAACGCGACGAACGGGACCGTAACGGCCGACGTCACCCTCTTCGACCCGGGATTCGTCGCGCTCTATCGTGCGTCGTCGATCGACGCACTCTCCCCCGCGAACGACACAGGAAGGTGCACCTTCCCGCCGTACCTCGACCGTCGCGCCGCCGAGTCGCGGCTCGTCGGCGTGAGCGACCACCTCGGTCCCGGGCAGGATACCGTCTCGGTCGAACTCACGGGAGATCTAAACCGGTCGACTCGACTGCTCGCCCTCGTTCACTACGACCGGGACGACGACGGCCAGTTCGACTATCCGGGTGTCGACTACCCCGAGTGTGTCAGTGGTGGTGACCCGGTCTCCGATACCGCGACGATCTCGCCAGCCGGGCAGTCTCCGTCGGACTCTGGGTCCGCGAACGGGACAGCGTCCGACGCGTCACCGTCGACCGTGACGACCGCCTCGAACACGACCACCGCCGACGGCCCCGGCTTCGGCCCCGCGGTCGCCGTCCTCGCGTTGCTCGCGGCCACGCTGCTGGCACGCCGTCGGTTCTGA
- a CDS encoding sugar kinase codes for MTQLVTFGEAILRLSPPPTARLETADQFDVWTTGAASNVAVAASRLGTDTAWISKLADTPLGRRAVAALRGHGLTTDVTWVDGDEGRQGLTFYEHGSTPRGSTTVDDRERTSIETVEPGGLPMDTVQDAGAVFASGESLAHSGAVVETTQAVLRAAGGKSVLGLDYRSDLWSTEEARETITGLFPAVDVFVTSTDDANRVLKQTGKPPEMAHQLANEGDFETVVMTRGEHGALVWHDATIHERDAVETEAVDVTGQHDAFVGAFLGRRLAGDDVGDALAHGIAAAALTRTIHGPVPTIDTAEVESVIADLDDGSPGASGGPLR; via the coding sequence ATGACACAGCTGGTGACGTTCGGGGAGGCGATTCTGCGGCTGTCGCCGCCGCCGACGGCGCGACTGGAGACGGCGGATCAGTTCGACGTGTGGACGACCGGTGCAGCGAGCAACGTCGCGGTCGCGGCGAGTCGACTGGGGACCGACACGGCGTGGATCTCGAAGCTCGCTGACACACCGCTTGGACGGCGAGCCGTCGCGGCGCTGCGCGGCCACGGACTCACGACCGACGTGACCTGGGTCGACGGCGACGAGGGCCGACAGGGGCTGACGTTCTACGAACACGGGTCGACGCCGCGGGGGAGTACGACCGTCGACGACCGCGAGCGGACGTCCATCGAGACGGTCGAGCCGGGCGGGTTGCCGATGGATACGGTGCAGGATGCCGGCGCAGTGTTCGCCAGCGGTGAGTCGCTGGCCCACTCCGGAGCCGTGGTCGAGACGACACAGGCGGTGTTGCGGGCCGCCGGCGGGAAGTCGGTGCTGGGGCTGGACTACCGGTCCGATCTGTGGTCGACCGAGGAGGCCCGGGAGACGATCACGGGGCTGTTCCCGGCCGTCGACGTGTTCGTGACCAGCACAGACGACGCGAACCGCGTGCTGAAACAGACCGGGAAGCCGCCCGAGATGGCCCACCAGCTGGCAAACGAGGGTGACTTCGAGACCGTCGTGATGACTCGGGGGGAGCACGGGGCGCTGGTCTGGCACGACGCGACGATCCACGAGCGCGACGCCGTCGAGACCGAGGCCGTCGACGTGACCGGACAACACGACGCCTTCGTCGGCGCGTTTCTGGGCCGCCGACTGGCCGGCGACGACGTGGGCGACGCGCTGGCCCACGGGATCGCGGCGGCGGCGCTGACCCGCACGATCCACGGGCCGGTCCCGACCATCGACACCGCGGAAGTCGAGTCCGTCATCGCCGACCTCGACGACGGCTCGCCGGGTGCCAGCGGCGGCCCGCTGAGATAG
- the mutL gene encoding DNA mismatch repair endonuclease MutL, whose protein sequence is MSEDGSIRELDGKTVERIAAGEVVERPASVVKELVENSLDADASRVSVTVESGGKDGIRISDDGVGMTENEVRKAVEEHTTSKIRDIEDLESGVATLGFRGEALHAIGAVSRLTIETRPRGGGTGTELRVEGGEVTSVEPTGCPEGTTIEVEDLFYNVPARRKYLKQDGTEFAHVNTIVTSYALANPDVAVSLEHDGRETFATTGDGNLQSAVLSVYGRDVAKGMVAVDRGETGEGDDEDGDDAADDFPEGPLDGVSGLVSHPETNRASREYVTTYVNGRYVRSSTVRDAVVEAYGNQLAPDRYPFAVLDLSLPADTVDVNVHPRKMEVRFADAEGVAEQVRTAVENALLREGLIRSSAPRGRSAPEQTEIAPDRDDGGGEASASDGAAGRDGSESDSDTPAEPETTTRSPIGPDDVRDADPERPTGESRAGDVGTAPDTAVDDGAVESHDTERTRTSGVEQRTDETSAEPTPGHRVDPESADDGDARSDRHASDGRFRPGTDQVRLGDGEAATDERESFDRLPSMRVLGQYRDTYLVAETDDGLVLIDQHAADERVNYERLRERFAEGATSQALADPVELSLTAREAELFTEYEPALRRLGFRAERTGDRTVEVRTVPELVAQAAGPELIREVLSAFVTGESAAAETVDAAADDLLSDLACYPSITGNTSLTEGSVVSLLSALDDCENPWACPHGRPVVIEFEHGEIEDRFERDYPGHGGRE, encoded by the coding sequence ATGAGCGAGGACGGGTCGATCAGGGAACTCGACGGGAAGACCGTCGAGCGAATCGCGGCGGGCGAAGTCGTCGAGCGCCCGGCCTCGGTAGTGAAGGAACTCGTCGAGAACAGCCTCGACGCTGACGCGTCCCGCGTGTCCGTGACCGTGGAGTCCGGCGGCAAGGACGGCATCCGGATCAGCGACGACGGCGTCGGCATGACCGAAAACGAGGTCCGGAAAGCCGTCGAGGAACACACCACCTCCAAGATCCGGGACATCGAGGACCTCGAGAGCGGTGTGGCGACGCTGGGCTTCCGCGGCGAGGCGCTGCACGCCATCGGCGCGGTCTCGCGGCTGACCATCGAGACCCGACCGCGTGGGGGCGGGACGGGAACCGAACTCCGCGTCGAGGGCGGCGAGGTGACGAGCGTCGAACCCACGGGCTGTCCCGAAGGGACGACCATCGAGGTAGAGGACCTGTTCTACAACGTCCCGGCCCGGCGGAAGTACCTCAAACAGGACGGGACGGAGTTCGCCCACGTCAACACGATCGTCACGAGCTACGCGCTGGCGAACCCGGACGTGGCCGTCTCGCTCGAACACGACGGCCGCGAGACGTTCGCCACGACCGGCGACGGGAACCTCCAGAGCGCCGTGCTGTCGGTCTACGGCCGCGACGTGGCCAAAGGGATGGTTGCAGTCGACCGGGGCGAAACGGGCGAGGGAGACGACGAGGACGGAGACGACGCGGCCGACGACTTCCCCGAGGGCCCCCTCGACGGCGTCTCGGGGCTGGTGAGTCACCCTGAGACCAATCGGGCCAGCCGCGAGTACGTCACGACCTACGTCAACGGCCGGTACGTCCGCTCGTCGACGGTCAGGGACGCGGTCGTCGAGGCCTACGGCAACCAGCTCGCGCCCGACCGCTACCCCTTCGCCGTCCTCGATCTCTCCCTGCCGGCCGACACCGTGGACGTGAACGTCCACCCCCGGAAGATGGAGGTCCGCTTCGCCGACGCCGAGGGGGTCGCCGAGCAGGTCCGCACCGCCGTCGAAAACGCCCTGCTCCGGGAAGGGCTGATCCGCTCGTCGGCCCCCCGCGGCCGGAGCGCGCCCGAACAGACCGAGATCGCGCCCGACCGCGATGATGGAGGGGGCGAAGCGTCCGCATCGGACGGGGCAGCGGGGCGAGACGGAAGCGAATCCGACAGCGACACCCCCGCAGAACCGGAGACCACGACCCGTTCGCCCATCGGGCCCGACGACGTGCGGGACGCGGACCCGGAGCGACCGACCGGGGAGTCACGCGCCGGTGACGTCGGGACTGCGCCCGACACAGCAGTCGACGACGGTGCGGTCGAGAGCCACGACACCGAGCGGACCCGAACCAGTGGTGTCGAGCAGCGAACCGACGAAACGAGTGCGGAACCGACTCCCGGCCACCGAGTCGATCCGGAGTCGGCGGACGACGGAGACGCCCGGTCCGACCGCCACGCCAGCGACGGCCGATTCCGACCGGGGACCGACCAGGTCCGCCTCGGCGACGGGGAAGCGGCGACCGACGAACGTGAGTCGTTCGACCGGCTGCCGTCGATGCGCGTGCTGGGCCAGTACCGGGACACCTACCTCGTGGCCGAGACCGACGACGGGCTGGTGTTGATCGACCAGCACGCGGCCGACGAGCGGGTGAACTACGAGCGGTTGCGCGAGCGCTTCGCCGAGGGGGCGACGAGTCAGGCGCTGGCCGATCCCGTCGAGCTGTCGCTCACCGCCCGCGAGGCCGAACTGTTCACGGAGTACGAGCCGGCGTTGCGACGGCTGGGGTTCAGGGCTGAACGGACCGGCGACAGGACGGTAGAAGTTCGGACCGTGCCCGAACTGGTCGCGCAGGCGGCCGGCCCGGAACTGATCCGGGAGGTGCTGTCGGCGTTCGTGACGGGCGAGTCGGCGGCCGCCGAGACCGTCGACGCGGCCGCCGACGACCTGCTCTCGGATCTGGCCTGCTACCCCTCGATCACGGGCAACACGTCGCTGACGGAGGGGTCGGTAGTGTCCCTGCTCTCGGCGCTTGACGACTGCGAGAACCCCTGGGCCTGCCCGCACGGCCGGCCGGTCGTCATCGAGTTCGAGCACGGGGAGATCGAAGACCGGTTCGAACGGGACTACCCGGGGCACGGCGGCCGGGAGTGA
- a CDS encoding MFS transporter encodes MADATGEGRVDDEGTSALGTLRAFFALERDVLVLSVAMFAFSLGFQMTGRYVPRYMSLLGAGGLAIGLYGTVGNLISAVYPYPGGALSDRIGSRVALTAFGLASTVGFLVWLAAPLFGTVTVDLTALPLVDVEGVVLPVGIFLGLFLAQAWKSFGLGATFAVVKQAVPPERLATGFASTETVRRLAFLLGPLLAATLIAVFGFDLGFRAVLLVAAAFGLLATLAQHVLYDASEDTVGKSFEGISAVAEDLRSMPPALPPLLAGDTLVRFANGMVYVFFVIVVTEFRAVDVTLPVVGYLSPDALFGVLLAVEMVVALLSMVPMSRLADRVGLKPVVALGFSVYAIFPVLLINAPADPLVFGLLFAFSGLRFAGLPAHKALIVGPAEQDAGGRVTGAYYLLRNTLVIPSALVGGYLYDAVSPELAFGVATAIGLVGTGVFLVFGKEFDPNGTRPE; translated from the coding sequence ATGGCCGACGCCACCGGAGAGGGCCGGGTCGACGACGAGGGCACGAGCGCCCTGGGGACGCTCCGGGCGTTCTTCGCGCTGGAACGGGACGTGCTGGTCCTCTCGGTGGCCATGTTCGCGTTCAGTCTGGGGTTCCAGATGACCGGGCGGTACGTCCCCCGCTACATGAGCCTGCTGGGGGCCGGCGGGCTGGCCATCGGGCTGTACGGGACGGTGGGCAACCTCATCAGCGCGGTCTATCCCTACCCCGGCGGCGCGCTCTCGGACCGGATCGGGTCGCGGGTGGCGCTGACGGCGTTCGGCCTCGCCTCGACGGTCGGGTTTCTGGTGTGGCTGGCCGCACCCCTGTTCGGCACCGTGACGGTCGACCTGACCGCACTGCCACTCGTCGACGTGGAGGGGGTCGTCCTCCCGGTCGGAATCTTCCTCGGCCTCTTCCTCGCGCAGGCCTGGAAGTCCTTCGGGCTGGGTGCGACCTTCGCGGTGGTCAAACAGGCCGTTCCGCCCGAGCGACTGGCGACCGGCTTCGCGAGTACCGAAACTGTTCGCCGACTGGCCTTCCTCCTCGGCCCGCTGCTCGCCGCCACGCTGATCGCCGTCTTCGGGTTCGATCTCGGGTTTCGAGCCGTCCTCCTCGTCGCCGCCGCGTTCGGACTGCTCGCGACGCTCGCCCAGCACGTCCTCTACGACGCGAGCGAGGACACCGTCGGAAAATCCTTCGAGGGAATTTCGGCCGTCGCCGAGGATCTGCGGTCGATGCCGCCCGCGCTCCCACCGCTGCTGGCGGGCGATACGCTCGTGCGGTTCGCCAACGGCATGGTGTACGTCTTCTTCGTCATCGTCGTCACGGAGTTCCGGGCGGTCGACGTGACCCTGCCAGTGGTCGGCTACCTCTCGCCCGACGCGCTCTTCGGCGTCCTGCTGGCGGTCGAGATGGTCGTCGCGCTGCTCTCGATGGTTCCGATGTCACGGCTGGCCGATCGCGTGGGACTGAAACCCGTCGTCGCGCTCGGCTTTTCCGTCTACGCGATATTCCCGGTCCTGCTGATCAACGCACCCGCCGATCCGCTGGTCTTCGGCCTCCTCTTTGCGTTCTCGGGGCTCAGATTCGCCGGCCTACCGGCCCACAAGGCGCTGATCGTCGGACCAGCAGAACAGGACGCCGGTGGGCGGGTGACCGGTGCGTACTATCTCCTGCGCAACACGCTCGTCATCCCGAGCGCGCTGGTGGGCGGGTACCTCTACGACGCCGTCTCGCCGGAACTGGCCTTCGGCGTGGCGACGGCCATCGGACTGGTCGGCACTGGCGTGTTCCTCGTCTTCGGGAAAGAGTTCGATCCGAACGGCACGCGTCCGGAGTGA
- a CDS encoding SDR family NAD(P)-dependent oxidoreductase, translating into MRLQDKTVFITGAGSGIGQATSLRCAEEGAYVIATDIDEESAEETAEKVQDLDTGGAEAHRVDVTQADEFQAAVEAVHEEHGLDVMVNNAGTGHPPAVMEDINESMRDFVIDVNLKGVWNGCHAALPLMKEQGHGAIVNVGSLASVFGLPRNAAYSMTKGAVLNFTRAVAAEAGRDGVRANTVCPGFTDTPLVEQMLATSDDPEAAREKMEDGYPLGRLGEPEEIADAILFLASEEASWITGEGLLVDGGYRASGGG; encoded by the coding sequence ATGCGACTGCAAGACAAGACGGTGTTCATCACCGGTGCCGGGTCGGGCATCGGGCAGGCCACCTCCCTGCGGTGTGCGGAAGAGGGTGCCTACGTGATCGCGACGGACATCGACGAGGAGAGCGCCGAGGAGACAGCCGAGAAGGTCCAGGACCTCGACACGGGCGGGGCCGAGGCTCACCGCGTCGACGTGACCCAGGCCGACGAGTTTCAGGCGGCCGTCGAGGCCGTCCACGAGGAACACGGACTCGACGTGATGGTCAACAACGCCGGGACGGGCCACCCGCCCGCGGTGATGGAGGACATCAACGAGTCGATGCGTGACTTCGTCATCGACGTGAACCTCAAGGGGGTCTGGAACGGCTGTCACGCCGCGCTCCCGCTCATGAAAGAGCAGGGCCACGGCGCGATCGTCAACGTCGGCTCGCTGGCTTCCGTGTTCGGCCTGCCGCGCAACGCCGCCTACTCGATGACCAAGGGCGCGGTCCTGAACTTCACACGCGCCGTCGCCGCCGAGGCCGGCCGCGACGGCGTCCGGGCAAATACCGTGTGTCCGGGCTTCACCGACACGCCGCTGGTCGAGCAGATGCTCGCCACCTCCGACGATCCCGAGGCCGCCCGCGAGAAGATGGAGGACGGCTACCCGCTCGGCCGACTCGGCGAACCCGAGGAGATCGCCGACGCCATCCTCTTTTTGGCCTCCGAGGAGGCCTCCTGGATCACCGGCGAAGGCCTGCTCGTCGACGGCGGGTACCGCGCCTCCGGCGGCGGATAA